One Cupriavidus pauculus genomic window, GGCCATGTGCCGATGCTGATCGACAGCACGATCGCCGTGGTGCCGATGATCAAGAGCGGCAAGGCCAAGGCCATCGCCGTCACGGGCAAGCAGCGCGCGTCGCAGCTGCCCGACGTGCCCACCGTCGAAGAGTCGGGCATCAAGGATCTGAAAGGTTTCGAGTCGTACGCGTGGTACGGCCTGTTCGCGCCCGCCAATACGCCCGCCGACGTCGTGGCCAGGCTCGAGAAAGCTTCGCTCGACTACATGCGCACCCCGGAGTTCAGGCACGTGCTGGAGAGCGCGAGCTCGCAGTACGTCGGCAGCGATCCGGCCGCGTTTGCCGCGTTCATCAACGAGGACGCAAAGCGCTGGGCCAGGATCGCCCCGACGCTGAACCTCACGCTCGATTAAAAGTTTCCGATGACCACCACCCCGACCTCCCCTTCCCGCAATGGCGGCCAGATCCTCGTGGAAGCGCTGCGGCGCAACCACGTGGACACCATCTATTGCGTCCCCGGCGAAAGCTACCTGCCCGTGCTCGACGCACTGGCGGACCACGCGAGCATCCGCACGATCGTCACGCGCCATGAAGGCGCGGCGTCGAACATGGCCGATGCGTACGGCAAGCTGACGGGCCGTCCCGGTATCGCATTCGTGACGCGCGGCCCCGGTGCCACGCATGCGGCCAATGGCGTGCACACCGCGATGCAGGACTCCACGCCGATGGTCCTGTTCGTGGGCCAGGTGGCCAACCAGATCAAGGAACGCGAGGGCTTCCAGGAAGTCGACTATCGCCGCGTGTTCGGCGGCCTCGCCAAATGGGCGACCGAGATCGAGGACATCGCGCGCATTCCCGAGATCGTGAGCCGCGCGTTCAGCGTGGCCATGTCGGGCCGCAAGGGCCCCGTCGTCGTGGCGCTGCCCGAGGACGTGCTGTTCGGCGCCGCGGCCGTGGCCGACGTGCCGCCGGCACGCGTGAGCGAGGCCGCGCCCGATGCGGCCGCGCCGGCCGAGCTCGCGGCCCTGCTGCGCGAGGCACAGCGTCCGCTCGTGGTCGTCGGCGGAACCGGCTGGACCGCGCCCGCTCAGGACGCGCTGCGCGCGTTCGCGAGCGCGTGGAACCTGCCCGTCGCCGCCTCGTTCCGCCGCCAGGATGTGCTCGACAACCGCGATGCGCATTACGTCGGCCAGCTGGGCCTTGGCGTATCTCCCGCGCTGGCGCGCATGGTCGGCGAGGCCGATCTGCTGATCGTGATCGGCAGCCGGCTGTCCGAAGTCACGTCCGGCAATTACGAACTGATCCGCAGCCCGCGCCCCGCGCAACGGCTCGTGCATGTGCATGCGGACCCCGAGGAGCTCGGCCGCGTATTCCTCGCGGATCTGCCCGTCAATGCGTCGGTGTCCAACGCCGCCATCGCGTTCTCGGCGCTGAAGCCCGAAGGCGCGGCATTGCCGTGGCATGGCTGGACCGAGGCCGCGCGCGCGGCGTACGTCGCGCACAACACCCCGCTCGCGCGCGGTGCCGCGCAGCGTGGCGTCGAGATGTCGTCCGTGGTCGCGCATCTGTCGAACACGCTGCCCGACGATACGGTCATTACCAATGGCGCCGGCAACTATACGGTGTGGGTCCACCGCTTCTATCGATACAAGCAGCTCGGCACGGAACTCGCGCCGACCAATGGCGCGATGGGCTACGGCCTGCCCGCGGCCATCTCGGCCAAGCTGGCCGCCCCGGACCGCACCGTGGTGTGCTTTGCCGGCGATGGCTGCTTCATGATGTATCCGCAGGAGCTCGCCACCGCCATGCAGTTCGGCGCGGCGGTGATCGTGATCGTCGTGAATAACGGCATGCTCGGCACCATCCGCATGCATCAGGAGCGCGAGTACCCGGGCCGCATTTCGGGCACGCAGCTGGCCAACCCGGACTTCATCGCATTGGCGAAGGCATTCGGCGCGCATGCCGAGCGCGTGGAGCACGAATCGGACTTTCCGGCCGCGCTCGAGCGCGCGCGGGCATCGGGTCGTGCAGCCGTGCTGGAACTCGTGACCGATCCGCAGCAGATCACGCCGGCACTGCGGCTGGATCAGGCGTAATCAGCCGCGCGCCGGGCCAGGCGCCGGTCTTCACGAGATCGGTCGCCACCTCGCGGATGGCGGCGCCCAGTGCCCACAGCGTGGCGGGCTCGAGGTCCGTGCGGCCGAGCACGAGGCTGATGCAGCGTTCGGCATCGTCGCCCGGCAGCGGAAACCCCCGCAGCCGGCCCGCGGCGATATCGTCGGGCACGGCCGCGAGCGGCAGCACGGTACAGCCGCAGCCCTTGTGGACCAGCGCCGCGGTGATCGCGTTGGAGCCGTCGCTCTCGAGCGCCAGCTGCACGCTGTGCCCGCGCCGCGCCGCCATGGCTTCGACGAACACACGAATGCCGTGGTGCGTGCTCGGCAGGATCATCGGCACCCCCTGCAGCCCATGCGCGTCCACGCGCTCCTGCGTCATCGCGAAGCGCGGCGGCGTCAGCAGGTAGAGGCGCTCCAGCAGCAGCGGCTCGTAGCTCATGCTGCCCGGATATTCGGGCCGATACAGAATCGCGATATCGATGGCGCCGGCCTGCAGGTCGGTCAGGATGCTGCTGGCGAGCCCTTCGGTGAAATGCAGCCGGCTGTGCGGGAACTGCCTGTGCAGGACGTGATAGAGGTCGCCGAACACGGTCCGGGCGAGGGTCGGCTGCGCCGCGATGCGGATACGCGGGGGACCCATTCCCGCGTTGCTGGAGACCGCGGCCTCCGCGGCGGCGAGCGTTTCCTTGATCTGGCGGGCATAGGCCAGCAGCGCGCTGCCCTGCTCGGTCAGCGATACGCCGCGGCCCGTGCGATGAAACAGGCGGGTGCCCAGCTGCTTTTCGAGCTGCGTAACGCGGCGGCTGATACTGGAGGCATCGACGCCGCCGGCGAGCGCGGCGGCGGAGAAACTGCCGGAATCCGCAACGAGCGCGAAGATCGACAGATCGTCGGAATTCATGGGCATAAAGCGGTACTGCGGCGCTCACCCCCGCGCGCTGAAGCCCAGCGCGCGGAGGGGGCGTGGGTTTAATGCTGCAGGATCTTCGAGAGGAACTGCTTGGCGCGGTCCGAGCGCGCTTCGCTGTTGCCGAAGAACTCTTCCTTCGGGCAATCCTCGACGATCTTGCCGGCGTCCATGAAGATCACGCGGTTGGCCACCTTGCGCGCGAAACCCATTTCGTGGGTCACGCACATCATGGTCATGCCTTCCTGCGCCAGCTGCACCATCACGTCCAGCACTTCGTTGACCATTTCCGGATCGAGCGCCGAGGTCGGCTCGTCGAACAGCATGCAGATCGGGTCCATCGACAGCGCGCGCGCGATGGCCACGCGCTGCTGCTGGCCGCCCGACAGCTGGCCCGGGAACTTGCCGGCCTGGCTCTTCAGGCCCACGCGCTCGAGGTACTTCAGGCCCTTGGCGGTGGCTTCTTCCTTCGAGCGGCCGAGCACCTTCATCTGCGCGATGGTCAGGTTCTCGGTGATCGAGAGGTGCGGGAACAGCTCGAAGTTCTGGAACACCATGCCGACGCGCGAACGCAGCTTCGGCAGGTTGGTCTTCGGATTGCCGACCGAGGTGCCATCCACGAGGATGTCGCCCTTCTGGAACGGCTCGAGCGCGTTCACGGTCTTGATCAGCGTGGACTTGCCCGAACCCGACGGGCCGCACACCACCACCACTTCACCCTTGGCGACCTTGGTGGTGCAGTCGGTCAGCACCTGGAAAGCGCCGTACCACTTGGAAACGTTATTGATTTCGATCATACAGCCACCTTTTTCTGGTAACGCTTGACCAGCAGCGAAGCGGAGAAGCAGATAACGAAGTAGACGAGGCCCGCGAACAGCAGCAGTTCGACGATCCGCCCGTCACGCTCGCCGATACCGTAGGCCTGGCCGAAGAAGTCCGCCAGCGCGCTCACGTACACGAGCGAAGTATCCTGGAACAGGATGATGCCCTGCGTCAGCAGCAGCGGCACCATGTTGCGGAACGCCTGCGGCAAGATCACCAGACGCATGGTCTGGCCGTAGGTCATGCCGAGCGCCTGCGCCGCGAACATCTGGCCGCGCGACACGCTCTGGATACCCGCGCGGATGATCTCCGAGTAGTACGCGGCCTCGAACAGCGCGAACGCGATCAGCGCGGACGTCATGCGCAGATCCGTGGCCGGCGACAGGTTGAAGAGCTTCTGCAAGACCTGCGGGATGATCAGGAAGAACCATAGCAGCACCATCACCAGCGGGATGGAGCGGAATATGGACACGTAGCCCTGCGCAAACCAGTTCAGCGGCTTGAACGAGGACAGGCGCATCATCGCGAGCACGGTGCCCCAGACGATACCCACCACCACGGCGGTTACCGTGATCTTCAGCGAGACCAACATGCCCTCGCCGAGCACTTCCAGCGTGGCGGGATTGATCGAGCTGAAATCGAAGTCGTATGCCATCGTGTCCCCTTACTTGCCGCCGATGAAGCCGGGCACGCGCGTGCGCTTTTCCACCCAGCGCATGATCAGCATGACCGTCACGTTGATCAGCATGTACATCACCGTCACCGCGATAAACGACTCGTACGGCCGTGCCGTGTAGTCGACCAGCTGACGACCCTGCGCCGCGAGCTCCAGCAGACCGATCGTCGACGCGACCGCGGAGTTCTTGAAGATGTTCAGGAACTCGGAGGTCAGCGGCGGCACGATCACGCGGAACGCCATCGGCAACAGCACGTGCCGGTAGGTCTGCGACAGCGTGAAGCCCATGGCGAGGCCCGCGTTGCGCTGGCCGCGCGGCAGCGAATTGATACCCGAGCGGACCTGTTCGCAAACCCGGGCCGCCGTAAAGGTGCCCAGGCAGAGCATCGCCGCCAGGAACTGCTGCGTGAACGGGTTCATCTGCTTGATCGCCTCGCCGAACGGCAGCAGTTCGGGAATCACGAAGTACCAGATGAACAGCTGCACGAGCAGCGGAATATTGCGGAAGATCTCGACATACCACGCCGCGATCCCCGACAGGAATTTGTTCGGCACGGTGCGCAGCACGCCGAGCACCGAGCCAATGACGAGGGCGATGACCCACGAGGTGAGGCCCAGCGCGAGCGTGACCTTCAGACCGGAAATCATCCAGTCGAGGTACGTCTCGTTCTGCGCGGCCTGCTCGAGGAAAACTCCCCAATGCCAGTTGTAATCCATCTTGCGTCCTCAAAAAGAAACGGAAGGACTTCTCCTTCCGTTTCGCACTCCCATGACTGAAGGATCAGTCGAGCGCCTTGTCGTTCGGGTTCTTGAAGAGCGCCTTCATGTCTTCCGACAGCGGGAAGTCCAGGTTCAGGCCCTTCGGCGGGACCGGTTGCTGGAACCACTTGGCGTACATCGTGTTGATCGTGCCGTCCTTCATCAGGCCGGAAATCACGTTGTCCGACAGCTTCTTGAACGGGGCGTCATCCTTGCGGATCATGCAGCCGTACGACTCGCGCGACTGCGGCTTGCCGACCACGATCCAGTCGTTCGGGTTCTTGGCCTTGGCGCGCTCGCCGTACAGCAGCGCGTCATCCATCATGAACGCCACGGCACGGCCGGACTCCAGCGTCAGGAACGACTGACCGTGGTCCTTGGTGCTGATGATGTTCATGCCCAGCTTCTGGTCGTCGTTCATCTTGC contains:
- the gltK gene encoding glutamate/aspartate ABC transporter permease GltK; this encodes MAYDFDFSSINPATLEVLGEGMLVSLKITVTAVVVGIVWGTVLAMMRLSSFKPLNWFAQGYVSIFRSIPLVMVLLWFFLIIPQVLQKLFNLSPATDLRMTSALIAFALFEAAYYSEIIRAGIQSVSRGQMFAAQALGMTYGQTMRLVILPQAFRNMVPLLLTQGIILFQDTSLVYVSALADFFGQAYGIGERDGRIVELLLFAGLVYFVICFSASLLVKRYQKKVAV
- a CDS encoding amino acid ABC transporter permease produces the protein MDYNWHWGVFLEQAAQNETYLDWMISGLKVTLALGLTSWVIALVIGSVLGVLRTVPNKFLSGIAAWYVEIFRNIPLLVQLFIWYFVIPELLPFGEAIKQMNPFTQQFLAAMLCLGTFTAARVCEQVRSGINSLPRGQRNAGLAMGFTLSQTYRHVLLPMAFRVIVPPLTSEFLNIFKNSAVASTIGLLELAAQGRQLVDYTARPYESFIAVTVMYMLINVTVMLIMRWVEKRTRVPGFIGGK
- a CDS encoding thiamine pyrophosphate-binding protein — protein: MTTTPTSPSRNGGQILVEALRRNHVDTIYCVPGESYLPVLDALADHASIRTIVTRHEGAASNMADAYGKLTGRPGIAFVTRGPGATHAANGVHTAMQDSTPMVLFVGQVANQIKEREGFQEVDYRRVFGGLAKWATEIEDIARIPEIVSRAFSVAMSGRKGPVVVALPEDVLFGAAAVADVPPARVSEAAPDAAAPAELAALLREAQRPLVVVGGTGWTAPAQDALRAFASAWNLPVAASFRRQDVLDNRDAHYVGQLGLGVSPALARMVGEADLLIVIGSRLSEVTSGNYELIRSPRPAQRLVHVHADPEELGRVFLADLPVNASVSNAAIAFSALKPEGAALPWHGWTEAARAAYVAHNTPLARGAAQRGVEMSSVVAHLSNTLPDDTVITNGAGNYTVWVHRFYRYKQLGTELAPTNGAMGYGLPAAISAKLAAPDRTVVCFAGDGCFMMYPQELATAMQFGAAVIVIVVNNGMLGTIRMHQEREYPGRISGTQLANPDFIALAKAFGAHAERVEHESDFPAALERARASGRAAVLELVTDPQQITPALRLDQA
- a CDS encoding LysR family transcriptional regulator; the encoded protein is MNSDDLSIFALVADSGSFSAAALAGGVDASSISRRVTQLEKQLGTRLFHRTGRGVSLTEQGSALLAYARQIKETLAAAEAAVSSNAGMGPPRIRIAAQPTLARTVFGDLYHVLHRQFPHSRLHFTEGLASSILTDLQAGAIDIAILYRPEYPGSMSYEPLLLERLYLLTPPRFAMTQERVDAHGLQGVPMILPSTHHGIRVFVEAMAARRGHSVQLALESDGSNAITAALVHKGCGCTVLPLAAVPDDIAAGRLRGFPLPGDDAERCISLVLGRTDLEPATLWALGAAIREVATDLVKTGAWPGARLITPDPAAVPA
- a CDS encoding amino acid ABC transporter ATP-binding protein; translated protein: MIEINNVSKWYGAFQVLTDCTTKVAKGEVVVVCGPSGSGKSTLIKTVNALEPFQKGDILVDGTSVGNPKTNLPKLRSRVGMVFQNFELFPHLSITENLTIAQMKVLGRSKEEATAKGLKYLERVGLKSQAGKFPGQLSGGQQQRVAIARALSMDPICMLFDEPTSALDPEMVNEVLDVMVQLAQEGMTMMCVTHEMGFARKVANRVIFMDAGKIVEDCPKEEFFGNSEARSDRAKQFLSKILQH